AATAAAATGAGGGAAAATTTGAAATAGATAAGTTGCTAAAAAAAGCTGCCTCAGAGGTGAGGCAGCTTCGTTTTATATGTTAATAAGATAACGTTCAGTGAGATCTTATCATCTGTGATCAATGATCAATTATTTTGTAATATCTCTTCCGATTACAAGTCTTTGGATTTCTGAAGTACCTTCACCAATGGTACAAAGCTTAGAATCTCTATAGAATTTTTCAGCAGGGAAATCTTTTGTATATCCATAACCTCCGAAGATCTGAACAGCATTATTTGAAATTCTTACACAAGCTTCAGAAGCATATAGTTTTGCCATAGCTCCTTCTTTTGTCATTTTCTGTTTAGCATTTTTTAGCGTGGCAGCTCTTTGGATAAGAAGCTCAGAAGCATCAATTTCTGTTGCCATATCTGCAAGCATAAAGTTGATTGCCTGGAACTCAGAGATTGATTTTCCAAACTGATGTCTTTCTTTAGCATATTTCAAAGCTGCTTTATAAGCTCCTCTTGCAGTTCCTAAACTTAAAGCTGCAATAGAAATTCTTCCGCCATCCAAAATTTTCATAGCTTGTTTGAATCCTTCTCCAACTTCTCCAAGACGGTGAGAATCCGGTACACGTACATTGTCAAAGATCAATTCTGCAGTTTCAGAAGCACGCATTCCTAGTTTATTTTCTTTTTTTCCGGAAGAGAACCCAGGCATTCCTTTTTCTAAAACGAAAGCTGTAGAGTTGTTTTTAGCTCCCTTTTCTCCCGTTCTTGTCATTACCACGGCAATATCTCCGGAAATAGCATGAGTGATGAAATTCTTTGCTCCGTTGATGATCCACTCATCACCATCTTTAACGGCAGTAGTGGACATTCCCCCAGAGTCAGATCCTGTATTGTGTTCTGTCAATCCCCACGCTCCGATTACTTTACCGGAAGCCAGCTGAGGAAGCCATTTGTTTCTTTGTTCTTCATTTCCAAATTCATAGATATGATTGGTGCAAAGTGAGTTGTGTGCTGCTAAAGAAAGACCAATTGATGGGTCTACCTGAGAGATTTCGTCCAGAATAGTAACATACTCATGATAGCCCAGACCAGAACCTCCGTATTGTTCAGGAACTACAACCCCCATAAAGCCCATTTCTCCTAACTGGTGAAATAAGTCTTTTGGAAATGTCTGGCTTTCATCCCATTCCATAATATTCGGTCGGATATTCTTCTCTGCAAATTCTCTAGCTGTCTCCGCTATCATTTTGATGTTGTCAATAGTCTCTGTATTCATATAGATAATAGTTAGTTCCCAAAGATAACCAAATTGACGGAATGCTAAAAAAATTATTTCACTCCTAATATTTTAGGGTTCAATGTTTTAATTTCCAATTTTTTATATTTTAAAAATTAATGTTTTGTTAATAAAATATTAAGGTTTCTACCTGTTTTATTTTACTATTTTAGTCCCCCAATTTTAAGGCATGAAAAAAATTCTACTTCCTATTATTTTTATTTCCTCTTATATTTCTGCGCAGGCTCCTGCCGGATATTATAACGGAACTATAGGATTGACAGGCTACGCGCTGAAATCAAAAGTTCACGACATTATTTCAGAGAAAGTGATCAACTGGCATTATGACGACCTTCAGGGGTTTTATGGTCAGACAGATCTAGATAAATATTATGATCATAATGCTTCGAATACTGAGTATTTACTGGATATTTATTCGGAAATACCTACCGGACCAGATGCTTATGAATATAAGGTTAATCAGTTGGTTGGCGGTGTCGCTTCTGAAGGGTTAGGATATAACAGAGAACACATGATGCCGCAAAGTACATTCAGTACAAGCTCATCTATCAGTGATTATCCTATGTATTCGGATCTGAACTTCATTATCCCTGCTGATGCCTATATCAATCAGAGAAGAAACAATTACCCTTATGGAATGGGAGGGAATACCAACTTTTATAATTTTACCAATGGCTCCAGAATTGCTAATGCAGCTATTCCCAATTATCCGTATACGGGAAGGGTTTACGAACCTATTAATGAGTTTAAAGGAGATATTGCAAGAACATTACTGTATTTTGCGGTAAGATATGAGGGTAAATTAGGCTCTTTTAATACAGCTTACAGCACGTCAGCTAATATAACACCCGCTACTGATCAATGTCCGCTTGACGGAACAGAAGAAAGAGCCGTTGATCTTCCTTATATAGCAATGCTGAAGCAGTGGAACGCTCTGGATCCTGTTTCACAAAGAGAAATTGACAGGAATAATGCTATATATAGTATACAGAAAAACAGGAATCCATTTATTGACCACCCGGAATGGATTGATATGATTTGGTCTGAAACTCCGGATGCAGTAGCACCGGCAGCACCAGGTTCACTTACTTCGTCTCAGCAGAATGCTTATTTTGTTAACCTGAACTGGGTTCCTTCGCCGGATACAGACATTTTAGGGTACAGGGTTTATATGAATGGTTCTGCAACACCTGTAGCAATTACGAAAGGATCTTCAATAAGTATAGACCACCTGAGCCCGTCCACAACCTACACTTTTACCGTGAAGGCTTTTGACAAAGGTTACCTGGAGTCTCCATTCAGTAATACGGTTACGGCTACTACTTTAGATTCAGATT
This genomic window from Chryseobacterium sp. MEBOG06 contains:
- a CDS encoding acyl-CoA dehydrogenase family protein, whose product is MNTETIDNIKMIAETAREFAEKNIRPNIMEWDESQTFPKDLFHQLGEMGFMGVVVPEQYGGSGLGYHEYVTILDEISQVDPSIGLSLAAHNSLCTNHIYEFGNEEQRNKWLPQLASGKVIGAWGLTEHNTGSDSGGMSTTAVKDGDEWIINGAKNFITHAISGDIAVVMTRTGEKGAKNNSTAFVLEKGMPGFSSGKKENKLGMRASETAELIFDNVRVPDSHRLGEVGEGFKQAMKILDGGRISIAALSLGTARGAYKAALKYAKERHQFGKSISEFQAINFMLADMATEIDASELLIQRAATLKNAKQKMTKEGAMAKLYASEACVRISNNAVQIFGGYGYTKDFPAEKFYRDSKLCTIGEGTSEIQRLVIGRDITK
- a CDS encoding endonuclease, which codes for MKKILLPIIFISSYISAQAPAGYYNGTIGLTGYALKSKVHDIISEKVINWHYDDLQGFYGQTDLDKYYDHNASNTEYLLDIYSEIPTGPDAYEYKVNQLVGGVASEGLGYNREHMMPQSTFSTSSSISDYPMYSDLNFIIPADAYINQRRNNYPYGMGGNTNFYNFTNGSRIANAAIPNYPYTGRVYEPINEFKGDIARTLLYFAVRYEGKLGSFNTAYSTSANITPATDQCPLDGTEERAVDLPYIAMLKQWNALDPVSQREIDRNNAIYSIQKNRNPFIDHPEWIDMIWSETPDAVAPAAPGSLTSSQQNAYFVNLNWVPSPDTDILGYRVYMNGSATPVAITKGSSISIDHLSPSTTYTFTVKAFDKGYLESPFSNTVTATTLDSDYYAKDLIITKYISGTNTPAIKNNALEIVNKTGHEVNLNNYRINVQMKNNSTGAIYNANTYELEGKVGNNETFVILNPRATLSCYTNDQARFVTASDALMFSGENYVELAYNKTVTVDAIGVKYTNNTNGNVSLYRKSSVSQPSSTFTSGQWDSYPSNYCQNLGETLSTAELITSNNEFRIYPNPVYDNLFVSGETQKVKTAQVIDLSGKVIYTEKDPFRNKKNISVQGLSVGLYILKLDDKVYQFIKK